GGCTCAGATCAGCGTGAGACAAACGACTGCCCGCGCGAATATTGCGCGCAGCGACCAGATAGCGACCAAAGAGCTGAACCTGGGTCTGGATAAACCGTCGCTCCGTATCACAACGAGCTGAAACTGTGATATTACCGCCCACTTGTGTACTGGAAAGCAGGGCAAGCTGTGGCGCTTTACAGGAGGGCAGACGATTGGCCGGGGTACGTATCTGTACCTGCACCTCTATCGATTGACCGCTAAATTTTTCTTTTTTGATCAAATGGGCGATTTGTGCGGCTAAATCGTCAGCCTGCACGTTCAGACTACACAGTAAGCTGAGCAGCAGTAGATAACCTTTCTTCATTCTCTCATCTGCCTGGCGCCATCAGCCTGATGTGAAATATCTGCGGGGATACTTATCAGTGTACGAATTATATTTGACGATTTAAACCAACAAATAGCTGAGTATTTTGCGTTTATTCTGTCAATTAGCTCTCTGTCAGGTGTTTATGCTGTTGGCGCTGGATTTTCACTTTGCGGAGGGAACATGCTAGATAAACTGGACGCGGCATTGCGCTTTGATCAGGAGGCGCTCAATCTGCGCGCCCAGCGCCAGGAAATCCTGGCCGCCAATATCGCCAATGCCGATACCCCTGGCTACCAGGCGCGGGATATCGATTTCGCCAGTCAGCTCAATAAGGTGATAGAACAAGGGCGCGGTAAAGGAAATGGTATGGCGTTAACACTGACAGCGGCACGTCATATCCCGGCACAGACCTTACAACCGCCACAACTGGATTTACTGTTCCGTGTCCCCGATCAGCCATCGGTGGATGGTAATACGGTAGATATGGATCGTGAGCGTACTCATTTCGCCGATAACACTCTGAAATATCAAACGGATCTGACGGTACTGACCGGACGGATCAAAGAGATAATGTCGGTGCTGCAATAATAAAGGATAAGACAGATGTCTTTACTGAGTATTTTTGATATTTCCGGATCGGCGCTTGCGGCGCAATCTCAGCGCCTGAATGTCAGCGCCAGCAATATGGCGAATGCCGATAGTATCACCGGGCCGGATGGCGAACCTTACCGTGCGAAACAAGTGGTATTCGAAGTGGCGGCGGCACCAGGAATGGCGACCGGCGGAGTTCGTGTGGCCCAGGTGGTCGATGACCCTTCTCCGGAACGGCTGGTGTATCAGCCAGGTAATCCCCTGGCCGATGCTCAGGGCTATGTCCGGATGCCGAATGTCGACGTGGTGAACGAAATGGTGAATACCATTTCTGCTTCCCGCAGCTATCAGGCCAATGTCGAAGTGCTGAATACCACCAAATCGATCATGATGAAAACCCTGACATTAGGTCAGTAACAGGAGAACCGATGGCCATTGCCGCAATGACCAATGAGGCGACAAGAAATTCAGCGCTGGATGGTGCGACTAACAACAGTAATGCGCTGGATCTGCACAATAGCTTTCTGACGTTACTGGTCGCCCAGTTGCAAAATCAGGACCCCACGAACCCGATGCAAAACCACGAACTGACTTCTCAGCTGGCACAAATCAGTACTGTTCAGGGGATTGAGAAGCTCAACACCACACTCGGGTCTATCTCCGGGCAGATCAACCATAACCAGTCGTTGCAGGCCAGCGCCCTGATTGGGCATGGCGTCATGATCCCTGGCGACACGATTCTGGTGGGCAGCAAAGATGACGTTATCAGCACCACGCCGTTTGGCGTCGAACTGGAACGTCCTGCCGAAGAAGTCACCGTGACGATCACTGACTCTACCGGCAAGGTGATCCGCACCATTGAGCTGGGCGGCCTGAGCGCGGGTGTGCACTCCTTTACCTGGGATGGCTCGACGGACGCCGGAGAGAAGGCACCGGATGGTGCTTATAAGGTGTCGATCAGTGCGAAAGGCAGTGCCGGTGAACCGATGGTCGCTAAGACGCTGCATTTCGGCATGGTCAATGGGGTAATCAACGATAAGAATGGCATCCGTCTGGATCTGGGGCTGGCAGGTTATGCCACGCTCGATGAAATACGGCAAATTCTGTAAGACATTAATGTCAGTTTATTAAAAACATGAGTATGGCCGGAAAAGGTTTTTCGGCTCAGGAAACTCAGTAGTATTTCGGAGGATAATATGGGTTTTTCTCAGGCGGTCAGTGGACTGAACGCAGCATCGACCAATCTGGATGTGATTGGTAATAATATCGCTAACTCAGCCACGGCTGGTTTTAAATCGGGCACCGTGGCTTTTGCCGACATGTTCGCGGGTTCACAAGTGGGGTTAGGGGTAAAAGTCTCCGGCATCACGCAGAACTTTAATGGCGGTACCACGACCAGCACCAACCGTGCGCTGGATGTGGCGATCAGCGGTAACGGCTTCTTCCGTCTCCAGGACAAAGAGGGCGGTATCTTCTACAGCCGTAACGGTCAGTTCAAACTCGACGCCAATCGTAATATTATCAATATGCAGGGGCTGCAACTGACCGGTTATCCGGCAGGGGGTACGCCGCCAACTATTCAGCAGGGGGCCGACCCGGTGCCGCTGACGATCCCGGAAGGGATGATGAATGCCAAACTGACCGAATCGGGCCAGATGGTGGTTAACCTGAAATCGACCCATAAGCCGCCGACCGATACGACGTTTAATCCGGCGAAGCCTGATACTTATAACTACGTCAACACTATCACCACTTATGACTCATTAGGCAATGCCCACAATGTGAATGTCTATTTTGTCAAAACCGCGGATAACAAATGGGATGTCCACGCCCAGGATGGTGACACCGGAGCCTTGTCACAGACGACGATGGAATTTGACACCAGCGGTAATCTGATCAACGTCGGCGGCAATACCAGCGCACCGTTCAATATGACCATCAACATGAGTGCTAAAGATGGTGCCCCTGCCCAGACGTTCACCCTCGATTTTGCCCGCAGCATGCAGCAGAGCGTGGGTAGCGATTCGGTCAGTAAAGTCGCGCAGGATGGTTACGGGCCGGGCGAATATACCAACTTCCAGATTAACGACGATGGTACGGTGGTCGGTATCTACTCTAACCAGCAGATGCAGGTTCTTGGCCAGATCGTGCTGACCAACTTCTCTAACCCGGAAGGGCTGTCATCACAGGGTGATAACACCTGGCAGGAGACCGGTGCTTCCGGCCAGCCACGGGTTGGCACCGCCGGGGGGAGTGGGCTCGGTAAACTGATCAGTGGTGCGCTGGAGTCGTCGAATGTCGATCTGAGCCAGGAGCTGGTCAATATGATCGTCGCACAGCGTAACTACCAGTCTAACGCTCAGACAATTAAAACGCAGGATGCGATTCTGCAAACGCTGGTTAGCCTGCGCTAATAGGGTCACGATATGGATCACGCAATATATACCGCGATGGGTGGCGCGAGCCAGACACTGGAGAAGCAGGCTATTACAGCCAACAATCTCGCCAATGTGACGACACCGGGCTTTCGCGCCCAGCTTTCGGCATTGCGTGCTGTCCCTGTGAATGGCCCTTCTCTTCCGACACGTACCCTGGTGGCAGCATCGACACCGGGGGCCGATATGAGTCAGGGAGCGCTGAACTATACCGGCCGTCCGCTGGATGTTGCCCTGCAACAGGATGGCTTTCTGGCGGTGCGCCTGCCCGATGGCGGTGAGGGCTATACCCGTAACGGCAACATTCAGATATCTGCCGACGGTGTCCTGACCGTGCAGGGGCTGCCGCTGATGGGTGACGGTGGCCCGATCGAAATCCCGCCATCTGCGGAGGTGACCATTGCCGCTGATGGGACAATCTCGGCGCTGAATGCGGGTGATCCGCCGAAAACTATCGCCCAGTTAGGTCGTCTCAAACTGGTCAAGGCGGACGCCCGGGAAGTGATGCGTGGCGATGACGGACTGTTTCACCTGACGCCCGAAGCCAGCCAGCAACGTGGCAATCAACTGCCTAATGATCCGCTGGTGCGGATCATGCCGGGCGTGCTGGAGGGAAGTAATGTCAATCCGGTAGAGACGATGGTCGATATGATAACCAATGCACGTCGCTTTGAAATGCAGATGAAAGTTATCAATAGTGTCAATGAAAACGAACAGCGTGCTAACTCGCTGCTCTCCATGAGTTAAGCGTAAGGAGACGACGTAATGATCCCTTCTTTATGGATTGCGAAAACCGGTCTTGATGCCCAACAGACCAATATGGATGTGATATCCAACAACCTGGCCAATGTCAGCACCAATGGTTTCAAACGCCAGCGGGCGGTATTTGAAGATTTGCTCTACCAGACGATCCGTCAGCCGGGCGCACAATCTTCAGAACAGACCACCCTGCCTTCCGGTTTACAACTGGGGACGGGGGTTCGTCCGGTGGCCACGGAACGTGTGCATAACCAGGGGAATATCGCCCAAACCAATAACAGCAAAGATGTCGCGATTAAAGGCCAGGGCTTTTTCCAGGTTATGTTACCGGATGGCAACCTCGCCTATACCCGTGATGGCTCTTTCCAGATCGATCAGAATGGTCAGCTGGTCACGGCGAGCGGTTTTCAGATACAACCGGCAATCAGTATCCCAGCCAATGCGTTAACGATCACTATTGCCCGTGACGGGATAGTCAGTGTTACGCAGCAAGGGCAAACCGCCGCTCAGCAGGTGGGACAACTGACCCTGACCACGTTCATTAATGATAGTGGCCTGGAGAGCGTCGGCGAGAATCTGTATCAGGAAACAGAAAGCTCCGGGGCACCTAATGAAAGCACACCAGGACTGAACGGAGCTGGCATGCTGTATCAGGGTTACGTGGAAACCTCCAACGTCAATGTGGCGGA
The sequence above is drawn from the Enterobacteriaceae bacterium ESL0689 genome and encodes:
- the flgA gene encoding flagellar basal body P-ring formation chaperone FlgA, whose protein sequence is MKKGYLLLLSLLCSLNVQADDLAAQIAHLIKKEKFSGQSIEVQVQIRTPANRLPSCKAPQLALLSSTQVGGNITVSARCDTERRFIQTQVQLFGRYLVAARNIRAGSRLSHADLSQKSGRIDTLPAQVLIDEKKAIGAESLRDISAGRPVTSSMLRRPWVIKANQEVQVKAQGSGFYINGVGKAMNNAAVNENVRVRMASGQIVNGIAEEDGFIRIML
- the flgB gene encoding flagellar basal body rod protein FlgB, whose product is MLDKLDAALRFDQEALNLRAQRQEILAANIANADTPGYQARDIDFASQLNKVIEQGRGKGNGMALTLTAARHIPAQTLQPPQLDLLFRVPDQPSVDGNTVDMDRERTHFADNTLKYQTDLTVLTGRIKEIMSVLQ
- the flgC gene encoding flagellar basal body rod protein FlgC, which encodes MSLLSIFDISGSALAAQSQRLNVSASNMANADSITGPDGEPYRAKQVVFEVAAAPGMATGGVRVAQVVDDPSPERLVYQPGNPLADAQGYVRMPNVDVVNEMVNTISASRSYQANVEVLNTTKSIMMKTLTLGQ
- the flgD gene encoding flagellar hook assembly protein FlgD is translated as MTNEATRNSALDGATNNSNALDLHNSFLTLLVAQLQNQDPTNPMQNHELTSQLAQISTVQGIEKLNTTLGSISGQINHNQSLQASALIGHGVMIPGDTILVGSKDDVISTTPFGVELERPAEEVTVTITDSTGKVIRTIELGGLSAGVHSFTWDGSTDAGEKAPDGAYKVSISAKGSAGEPMVAKTLHFGMVNGVINDKNGIRLDLGLAGYATLDEIRQIL
- the flgE gene encoding flagellar hook protein FlgE, whose amino-acid sequence is MGFSQAVSGLNAASTNLDVIGNNIANSATAGFKSGTVAFADMFAGSQVGLGVKVSGITQNFNGGTTTSTNRALDVAISGNGFFRLQDKEGGIFYSRNGQFKLDANRNIINMQGLQLTGYPAGGTPPTIQQGADPVPLTIPEGMMNAKLTESGQMVVNLKSTHKPPTDTTFNPAKPDTYNYVNTITTYDSLGNAHNVNVYFVKTADNKWDVHAQDGDTGALSQTTMEFDTSGNLINVGGNTSAPFNMTINMSAKDGAPAQTFTLDFARSMQQSVGSDSVSKVAQDGYGPGEYTNFQINDDGTVVGIYSNQQMQVLGQIVLTNFSNPEGLSSQGDNTWQETGASGQPRVGTAGGSGLGKLISGALESSNVDLSQELVNMIVAQRNYQSNAQTIKTQDAILQTLVSLR
- a CDS encoding flagellar basal body rod protein FlgF, coding for MDHAIYTAMGGASQTLEKQAITANNLANVTTPGFRAQLSALRAVPVNGPSLPTRTLVAASTPGADMSQGALNYTGRPLDVALQQDGFLAVRLPDGGEGYTRNGNIQISADGVLTVQGLPLMGDGGPIEIPPSAEVTIAADGTISALNAGDPPKTIAQLGRLKLVKADAREVMRGDDGLFHLTPEASQQRGNQLPNDPLVRIMPGVLEGSNVNPVETMVDMITNARRFEMQMKVINSVNENEQRANSLLSMS
- the flgG gene encoding flagellar basal-body rod protein FlgG, encoding MIPSLWIAKTGLDAQQTNMDVISNNLANVSTNGFKRQRAVFEDLLYQTIRQPGAQSSEQTTLPSGLQLGTGVRPVATERVHNQGNIAQTNNSKDVAIKGQGFFQVMLPDGNLAYTRDGSFQIDQNGQLVTASGFQIQPAISIPANALTITIARDGIVSVTQQGQTAAQQVGQLTLTTFINDSGLESVGENLYQETESSGAPNESTPGLNGAGMLYQGYVETSNVNVAEELVTMIQVQRAYEINSKAVSTSDQMLQRLTQL